The Lolium rigidum isolate FL_2022 chromosome 1, APGP_CSIRO_Lrig_0.1, whole genome shotgun sequence region CCATTGCACTGCGCTAGTGAGGAATACCAAAAACAGCCTGAAAATGTAGAGGTTCAATAGTAGGATCATCTTCAGTAATAGATTGCACCTATAGTCAGGTGGCAAAACCCACCAGGACCCAACAACATCATCATAGCGTCAGCACGGGGACACGGGGTTGGGAAATCAAATCCCGCAGATGACACTCTGGCCTTCTTGATTTTAAGCCAGACTCTTGAGCATTCTGTCTAAAAGAATTGTTTTTATATAgtgtgtgactatttctcagtcgactgaaaactgatgatgtcatcaaatctcaattgcaacttATGTTGCAACTGATGATTAGAAAAAATCATGAAGTAAATTTAACGGCTCGGAGAATTTACTTCACTTACAACTCTAAATTCAACTAAAAGAAAAAACTCAGTTCCAACCCAACTTACACAAATTACAATGCAATCAAACGGTATAGGACTCGATTAAGCCCAAACTTAATTCTCAGCTAGCTTAGAAGCAAATCCCtttgatataagttgtaaaaaaaTTCAATGAAAAGACCAGCGTGAGTCCGGTCTAAACTCTAAAGACGAACTCCGTACTGAGTCCGACCAGATATACCTCCGCCTTCANNNNNNNNNNNNNNNNNNNNNNNNNNNNNNNNNNNNNNNNNNNNNNNNNNNNNNNNNNNNNNNNNNNNNNNNNNNNNNNNNNNNNNNNNNNNNNNNNNNNgtactaatgtttcggttaatacaattatagcatgatatataaacatttatcataaacataaagatataaataataaccactttattattgcctctagggcatatctccttcatgtcTAGTGTGGTGATTTGAATGTTTGTGTTGCGATCCTCGATTTTCTCTCTGTATATGCTCGATATGATTTGAATGTTCTTTTTGCGATCCTCGATTATCAGGAGAGGCGTAGTACCCTAGAACCAAAAAGTTATGGTTGTCTAGACTATCTGTCTAATAATGTGGCACTCGGTTATTTTTAGTCCTAATTTTTATTGGGTCCATGTCATCATGATACCACACGGGCTCGTTGATGACTGACACTAGCCAAAACAAGCTGTTTCCCTTGCTAGGGCGTCGTCGCGCCGGTACTGCCACCCCACTCACCCGCCATGTCACACTCCGCACCACCGTTGGTTTGTTGCATCCCTCCATATCTATAGGTCTAGAGGGCGACATATCTTAGGCCGGCATAGCACCCTTCCCCCTAAGTTTTTCTCATGTGTCGGCTTGTCACCCCTACCCGTTAACCCCTAAATTTCTCCCTCACCATTGTCGGCGCCATCATCAGCCTCGTCAAGTTCTCGGTCCAGTCTCGTCGTCGTTAATGACGCTTCAATCATTTGTGTCGGCCCCGACCGAGCACCACGAAGCCATTAGTCGCTACTCACGGGGGATCGATTCAGACGAACGAAGCTTGTGAAGATAAAAAAAAAGCCGCAAATCCTAAAGATAAGCACACAAAATATAAAAAGTTTAAAAAGTTAGGTCAAAAGGCGGGGGATTTTCCCTTTCTTGGTAGAGAACATCTTTGGTAAATGTATCTTTATTTTCACATTTTCTCTTTTCAAGTGGAGCTGAGTGAATCGTTTGAGTCACCTTCCACTTCTCCCGGTCTCCCCACAGTCAACGCCAGCCGCCGGCACAGTCTTCTTCTTTTTGCCGGGTGAGCAATCTTCTACTCCCCCCCACACATCGCCTCTACTCCATgcccctccctcgccgcctctcTCCACTAGGCAGAGCGGGTCTGGCTCGTCGGCGCCTTAATCCGGCCGCTGAAGCACACCGATCTGGCCGGATTGATCCAGCCGGCGGGACACCACCCGACCCGCCTTGTTACCGTCGTCTCCTCTATCGGTGCGACGCGGAAGCAAGGCCCCGCTGACCGCTCCCGTGGTGCGCTCAAAAGAAGCACGTCGCGAGCGGACGGCTTCTGCTCCCGTGGCGCGGTGAGTCGTCCTGTCCTCGTCCTTTCTCATCACCTGTCTAAAATTTGTTAATCGAGAATCATTACTTCCTACGGAGGAACATTTGATCTCAaccatttcgattttttttttatctGTCACAGTGTCACGCATAGAAGAAACTTCGATTCTGACTCTCCGGCCTTCCCCATGGAAATTGCCGGCGCAAACCTCACAGAAGTCGTGCGCTCGCTGAGGCTGCTCAAGATCGAGGGGTACAGCATGATCCATGACATGAGCAGTGACGATTACTTCAAATACAAGTGGATTTTCGACGGGTACGAGTGGGAAATCCGTGTATATCCAAGCGTCCTGAATTCCACGGGTTTGGACTGGTTCGTTGGAGTGCGTCTTATCTTTCTTAGTGAACCCCGGGGGCGCGCCGTGAGGACTACTCTACGCTGTGGCTTGGTTGGTCCGAGGCGAGTGCTATGCAATGAACGTCATGATACAATAATATTCAGGAAGCCCCAAGATAGCTCAGCAAAAATTGCGCTAACCGGAGAGGGCTATATCGATGATGACGATGATTCTTTTAGTGTGCAATGCATCATTGAGGTTTTCAAGGAACTACCGGATATCCCAGCAGCCTCGTTCAAAGAACTGCATCTACCGTCGTCTAACTTGCATCAGCATTTCGCTCAACTCCTCCAGAGCCCTGAACGTTAGCATTAGGCGGCGATCCCCCCCCCCCTTCCTTTTGGAAACTGACTTGTATTTTCGTTATCTCCATGGTAATGAAAATTCGATCCCACGTGGgtcgtttggaaaaaaaaaactccTCCAGAGCGAGACGGGAGCAGACGTCACGTTTCTCGTGGACGGTGAGTCTTTTGCTGCGCACAAGCTCATACTCGCCGCAAGGTCTCCTGTGTTTATGGCCGAGTTCTTTGGAGACATGAACGAGAAGTGCTCGCCAAGTGTGGAGATTCAGGACATGGAGGCTGCGGTATTCAGGGCGTTACTGCATTTCATCTACACCGACACTGTGCCAGAATTCGAACAGCAGGAGGACGCGGCGGATGAGAAGGCCATCTACGCTGACACGGAGTTCGGGATTAAGGGGATTAGTTTGGGGATGGTAGATGGCTATATACAAGCGGAAAAGGAAAGAAAGGATAGAAAGGATATTATAAGGTTGGGTTGTTTTagagagaaggaggcggcggTGACGGTGATGGCTCAGCATCTACTTGCTGCTGCTGACAGGTATGGACTGGACAGGCTCAAGCTCATTTGTGTCGGTGAGCTCTCTGGTGGCATCGATGTGTTTACAGCAGCCACAACTTTAGCTTTAGCCGAGCAGCATAACTGCCCAGAGCTCAAGGAGAGGTGTGTTCAGTTTATTATTAGAACTTCTGCCACTCTGGATATGGTGTTGCGAACCGAGGAGTATAAGCACCTAGAGGCAAGCTGCCCTCTGGTCGTGATTGAACTTTTCAAGGCTGCGCGTGAGAGAAGAAGTTGAAGTGTATCTTAGTGATTTGGGACCAAGAGTTGATGTTGCATGGTATTGTATTGTATCTGTTTGAGCTTGCCAGAAATGACCTTTTCAAGGTTGCACGTGGGAGAAGAAGTTGAAACATATCTTGGTGCTTCGGGGCCAACAGCTGATTGTGCATGGTATTGTATCTGTTTGAGCATGCTATATGCCTGTCTTTCAATAAAATTTAGGAGTACTTCTATGTACATCTGTATATTTTGTGGGCAACTACTTTGCTTGTATTTCCATTTCACTTTGATATGTAATTTTGTGCTAAATGGTTTGTTGTGAATTTGTGCTCGCCGATGGCAAGCATTGACAATCCGATAG contains the following coding sequences:
- the LOC124663743 gene encoding uncharacterized protein LOC124663743, translating into MEIAGANLTEVVRSLRLLKIEGYSMIHDMSSDDYFKYKWIFDGYEWEIRVYPSVLNSTGLDWFVGVRLIFLSEPRGRAVRTTLRCGLVGPRRVLCNERHDTIIFRKPQDSSAKIALTGEGYIDDDDDSFSVQCIIEVFKELPDIPAASFKELHLPSSNLHQHFAQLLQSPER
- the LOC124700346 gene encoding BTB/POZ and MATH domain-containing protein 1-like: MAEFFGDMNEKCSPSVEIQDMEAAVFRALLHFIYTDTVPEFEQQEDAADEKAIYADTEFGIKGISLGMVDGYIQAEKERKDRKDIIRLGCFREKEAAVTVMAQHLLAAADRYGLDRLKLICVGELSGGIDVFTAATTLALAEQHNCPELKERCVQFIIRTSATLDMVLRTEEYKHLEASCPLVVIELFKAARERRS